A stretch of the Arachis stenosperma cultivar V10309 chromosome 6, arast.V10309.gnm1.PFL2, whole genome shotgun sequence genome encodes the following:
- the LOC130932910 gene encoding kinesin-like protein KIN-5C has protein sequence MSLRHEKEKGVNVQVLLRCRPFSDDELRSNAPQVVTCNDYNREVAVSQNIAGKHIDRVFTFDKVFGPNARQQDLYDQAIIPIVNEVLEGFNCTIFAYGQTGTGKTYTMEGECKRSKSGPNGELPAEAGVIPRAVKQIFDTLESQNAEYSVKVTFLELYNEEITDLLAPEELSKVSLEDKQKKQLPLMEDGKGGVLVRGLEEEIVTSASEIFTLLERGSAKRRTAETLLNKQSSRSHSLFSITIHIKEATPEGEELIKCGKLNLVDLAGSENISRSGAREGRAREAGEINKSLLTLGRVINALVEHLGHVPYRDSKLTRLLRDSLGGRTKTCIIATVSPAVHCLEETLSTLDYAHRAKHIKNKPEVNQKMMKSTLIKDLYGEIERLKAEVYATREKNGVYIPKERFYQEESERKAMADQIEQMGLTIENHQKQYDDLNSRYIEQVRQCSDLGNKLDTTQKNLNKTSELLTNTEDELRRCQYTVKEKDFIISEQRKAENALAHQACVLRADLEKVLQDNASLFLKIGREDKLNLDNRAVVNNFQAELAQQVGCLCNIVATSLSEQSEHLTCVETLCHSFLGVHDKVVLDLKNKVTGLRNLYLSHIEAVQNVVRLHKASSDGALEELSSLISSNGRSIQEFLESEATQAGAIFDELQSTLSTQQGELAVFAREMRHRFNLSVEQIKDISDRSQEFVDKLFEESKKLEDFASEAEQTQLNCIADFRKSFEEQSRSDSEKLIADMTSLVSDHIRRQMDLVDEKLVDLRQSSIKNKTFFDEHVSSVGEIVSHAKRKWQSFCVQAEKETKDTADYSAAKHCRMELLMQQSVSTAGSALEHMKRTHEAVNEKESKHISAAVSLISNSSNSNEQHDMEINSARVAAEEDVAKNSKDLFEQFDFMSAQERESISGMLDVVKTHSNTLETFREDHAGQASSIEEKARETFQQHYRDYEPSGNTPVRCETDVPSKGTIESLRSLPVESLLEEFRENNSSESSVKELKPSLIPRSPLSALN, from the exons ATGTCTCTTCGCCACGAGAAAGAGAAGGGAGTGAACGTGCAGGTCCTCCTCCGCTGCCGCCCCTTCAGCGATGACGAGTTGCGCTCCAACGCCCCCCAGGTTGTCACCTGCAATGACTATAACAGAGAAGTCGCCGTCTCTCAAAACATCGCCGGCAAGCACATTGACAGGGTTTTCACTTTTGACAAG GTTTTTGGTCCTAATGCACGACAACAAGATCTTTACGATCAAGCTATTATTCCTATTGTAAATGAAGTTCTAGAAGGATTTAATTGTACTATATTTGCATATGGTCAAACTGGTACTGGAAAAACATACACTATGGAAGGTGAATGCAAAAGGTCAAAG AGTGGTCCCAATGGAGAGTTGCCTGCAGAGGCTGGAGTCATTCCTAGAGCTGTTAAACAGATTTTTGACACTCTTGAGAGCCAAAATGCTGAGTACAGTGTCAAAGTCACTTTTTTGGAATTGTACAATGAAGAGATCACTGATTTGCTTGCCCCCGAAGAACTTTCGAAAGTTTCTTTGGAAGATAAGCAAAAGAAGCAGCTGCCACTTATGGAGGATGGCAAAGGTGGAGTTCTTGTAAGGGGATTAGAGGAAGAGATTGTGACGAGTGCTAGCGAGATTTTTACCCTTCTGGAGAGAGGGTCTGCCAAAAGACGCACTGCTGAAACTCTGTTGAACAAGCAGTCAAG TCGGTCACATTCATTGTTTTCAATAACAATCCACATCAAAGAGGCAACCCCAGAAGGTGAAGAACTAATCAAATGTGGCAAACTGAATTTAGTGGATCTGGCTGGCTCGGAAAATATATCTCGTTCTGGTGCTAGGGAG GGTCGTGCAAGAGAGGCCGGAGAAATAAACAAGAGCTTGCTTACTTTAGGGCGGGTGATCAATGCACTTGTGGAGCACCTTGGTCACGTTCCTTACAG GGATAGCAAGTTGACACGTTTACTGCGTGATTCCCTTGGGGGAAGAACCAAAACATGCATCATAGCGACAGTATCCCCTGCGGTTCATTGCTTGGAAGAAACTTTGAGCACGCTGGATTATGCACATAGGGCAAAGCACATTAAAAATAAGCCTGAG GTTAATCAGAAGATGATGAAGTCAACTCTTATTAAGGATCTTTATGGGGAAATTGAACGCCTGAAGGCAG AGGTTTATGCTACACGTGAGAAAAATGGAGTGTATATACCAAAGGAGAGATTTTATCAAGAAGAAAGTGAAAGGAAG GCCATGGCAGATCAGATTGAGCAGATGGGGCTAACTATAGAAAATCATCAGAAG CAATATGATGATTTGAATAGTAGATACATTGAACAAGTTCGACAATGCTCTGATTTGGGCAACAAACTTGATACCACACAG AAAAACTTGAACAAGACCAGTGAGTTGCTCACTAACACAGAGGATGAATTGAGGAGATGCCAGTATACCGTGAAAGAGAAAGACTTCATCATTTCTGAGCAGAGAAAAGCAG AAAATGCTCTAGCTCATCAAGCTTGTGTATTACGGGCTGATTTGGAGAAAGTTCTTCAGGATAATGCTTCACTGTTTTTGAAAATTG GTAGAGAAGACAAGCTGAACTTGGATAACAGGGCTGTGGTGAACAATTTTCAAGCAGAGCTTGCCCAGCAGGTTGGTTGTCTTTGCAATATTGTTGCGACATCATTGTCAGAACAGAGTGAACATCTGACATGTGTGGAGACGCTCTGCCATTCTTTTCTAGGTGTTCATGATAAG GTGGTTttggatttaaaaaataaagtgacAGGTTTAAGAAACCTGTACTTATCACACATTGAGGCAGTGCAAAATGTGGTTCGTTTGCATAAGGCGAGCTCAGATGGTGCTTTAGAGGaattatcttctctgatatcCTCCAATGGTCGTTCTATTCAAGAA TTTCTTGAATCTGAGGCCACTCAAGCTGGAGCAATATTTGATGAACTTCAGAGCACTCTTTCAACTCAGCAGGGTGAACTGGCAGTTTTTGCTAGGGAAATGCGCCAT AGATTCAATCTTAGCGTTGAACAAATAAAGGATATATCTGATCGCTCTCAAGAATTTGTTGATAAGCTTTTTGAAGAATCAAAAAAGCTTGAAGACTTTGCATCAGAGGCTGAGCAAACACAACTGAATTGTATTGCTGACTTTAGGAAGTCTTTCGAG GAGCAATCAAGATCAGATTCAGAGAAGCTTATTGCGGATATGACCAGCTTAGTTTCTGATCACATTCGTCGTCAAATGGATCTG GTGGATGAAAAGCTTGTTGATCTTAGACAGAGCAGCATTAAGAACAAGACTTTCTTTGACGAACATGTGTCTTCAGTAGGAGAAATTGTGTCCCATGCAAAAAGGAAATGGCAATCTTTTTGTGTGCAAGCAGAGAAAGAGACCAAGGATACTGCTGATTATTCTGCAGCAAAGCATTGCCGTATGGAGTTACTCATGCAGCAAAG TGTAAGTACCGCTGGATCAGCTTTAGAGCATATGAAGAGGACTCATGAGGCTGTAAATGAGAAAGAGTCCAAGCATATTTCTGCAGCAGTGTCACTAATCAG TAATTCTTCTAATAGCAATGAGCAACATGACATGGAGATCAATTCTGCTCGTGTTGCAGCAGAGGAAGATGTGGCAAAGAACAGCAAGGATCTCTTTGAGCAGTTTGATT TCATGTCTGCGCAAGAGCGGGAATCCATTTCTGGAATGCTGGATGTAGTAAAGACTCATTCAAATACACTTGAGACCTTTAGAGAAGACCATGCTGGCCAAGCCTCTTCGATTGAAGAGAAGGCTCGCGAAACTTTTCAACAGCACTATAGG GACTATGAGCCTAGTGGAAATACACCAGTAAGATGTGAAACAGACGTTCCGAGTAAAGGAACAATCGAGTCTCTTCGATCACTGCCAGTGGAATCGCTTCTTGAGGAGTTTCGGGAAAACAATTCAAGTGAATCTTCAGTAAAGGAGTTGAAACCATCGCTTATTCCACGTTCTCCTCTTAGCGCACTGAACTGA